The following coding sequences lie in one Labrus bergylta chromosome 13, fLabBer1.1, whole genome shotgun sequence genomic window:
- the ino80da gene encoding INO80 complex subunit Da, whose amino-acid sequence MYEGKHIHFSEVDNKPLCSYSPKLCKQRRLNGYAFCIRHVLEDKTAPFKQCEYVAKYNSQRCTNPIPKSEDRRYCNSHLQVLGFIPKKERKKKHDALEDMRSRAHLESVALNITVPSLALKTPNGLDELPPSPPCTRLLPLPDGELLDPFAFYEDDTDDEEVGAPRKANAIKKKLQSRVVLNQKLCHDTDLFQAPSEHFSPSPVSRVHSSSPMNTHLPRQQSGLLQPPQHSGVTSFIFPGKQQGLLCNPSPPQTVNFLPPGMPANAAPSPVQPSGPSLSRKMPFTATHLPVSCKDSGSSSNQRHVVVMRPAAFSPSASCLARLQHLVQLCAKRHREHGDLFPHLGLDWSEDSADDDDDDEEEAVTFVPFLSPGRPQNGLEDDRGSSRRTRLLRFCSYLREKYKHMCREERASIRQKRYRYAFRKALMHAASNNPDCAGQLIQELRDASRSSSSDSPARQQKTDPGTCTGSTKGQACNNRALPFTQHCFQHILLNRSQQLFASCTAKFADGQQCSIPVFDITHQTPLCEEHAKKMDNFLRGDGNRRVQHQQQQQRKPRKKTKPPALTKKHKKKRRRGPRRPQKPIPPALPQGNLGMPSTSLAMPSQASIRSPSTPDLSTDELPDDITNDMADIPNDLELNQEDFSDVLPRLPDDLQDFDLFEGKNGDLLPTTEEAEELVRALQAMGSYPDSLVCLTSIGDLAPSEGVDHRAMTVFPGPVQPGGMGDLLNSRIPTENFTSLELEDNLLQSTGGQFPPSLPSQPANQPPSSCSNLTSSASTVAPSATSLLTQTSITERTFSRTNASHGLTKSDAPTSSPQGSHFSSEHVPSPYSDHMSSPHAGSFQTDPPLLLEVPLSGAPGPPRSSWNNLPLPLTDPAQFGNLIGSESHLISTALSTPPATTTHSVTLQPMAALSAMPQSGLTGLTTPSAPSSHDLLTSTQPKQQLPQFSAAFGHQLASHSGIPKDVQPSHSSTAPPAGFSIVSATAASAKSATPPFKQSQ is encoded by the exons ACAGCCCCCTTCAAGCAATGTGAATATGTGGCCAAGTACAACAGCCAGAGGTGTACCAACCCCATCCCCAAGTCTGAGGACCGCAG atACTGTAACAGCCACCTGCAGGTTCTGGGCTTTATCCccaagaaggaaagaaaaaagaaacatgatgcTTTGGAGGATATGCGCTCTCGGGCTCACCTGGAGTCTGTGGCTCTCAACATAACTGTGCCCTCTTTAGCTCTAAAAACCCCCAATGGCTTGGATGAACTTCCACCATCTCCCCCCTGTACACGCCTGTTACCCCTCCCTGATGGGGAGCTCCTGGACCCTTTTGCCTTTTACGAGGACGACACAGATGATGAGGAGGTGGGAGCTCCTCGGAAGGCGAACGCCATCAAGAAGAAACTGCAGAGTCGCGTGGTGCTCAACCAGAAGCTCTGTCATGACACGGACCTCTTCCAGGCACCCTCTGAGCACTTTAGTCCCTCCCCCGTCTCCCGTGTTCACTCCTCCTCGCCGATGAACACTCATCTCCCACGGCAGCAGTCAGGTCTTCTCCAGCCACCCCAGCACTCCGGCGTGACTTCCTTCATCTTCCCAGGAAAGCAGCAGGGTTTATTATGCAATCCATCACCACCTCAGACGGTCAACTTTCTGCCTCCGGGGATGCCAGCTAATGCAGCACCCAGTCCAGTGCAACCCTCTGGGCCATCACTCAGCAGGAAAATGCCTTTCACTGCTACTCACCTGCCTGTCAGTTGCAAGGacagtggcagcagcagcaatcAGCGGCATGTGGTCGTCATGCGTCCTGCTGCCTTCTCACCTTCTGCCAGCTGCCTGGCCAGGTTGCAACACCTGGTACAGCTCTGTGCCAAGAGACACCGGGAGCATGGTGACCTCTTTCCTCATCTAG GATTGGACTGGTCTGAAGACagtgctgatgatgatgatgatgacgaagAGGAGGCTGTGACTTTTGTTCCTTTCCTGAGCCCTGGGAGACCCCAGAATGG gcttGAAGACGACAGAGGTTCATCTCGGAGAACACGGCTGCTTCGGTTTTGCTCGTACCTCCGGGAGAAATACAAGCACATGTGCCGGGAGGAGAGGGCGAGTATCCGCCAGAAGAGATACCGCTATGCCTTCCGCAAAGCCTTGATGCACGCTGCCAGTAACAACCCTGACTGTGCCGGGCAGCTGATCCAGGAGTTACGTGATGCCTCTCGGAGCTCCTCAAG TGATTCTCCGGCAAGGCAGCAGAAGACAGATCCAGGGACCTGCACTGGCAGCACAAAGGGGCAGGCCTGCAACAACAGAGCTTTGCCCTTCACTCAACACTGCTTTCAGC ATATTCTGTTGAATCGTTCCCAGCAGCTCTTTGCGAGTTGCACAGCCAAATTTGCAGATGGTCAGCAGTGCTCCATCCCCGTGTTTGATATCACGCATCAGACACCACTCTGTGAAGAGCATGCCAAAAAAATG GATAACTTCCTGCGAGGGGATGGGAACAGAAGAgtgcagcaccagcagcagcaacagcgaAAGCCACGTAAAAAGACCAAACCACCGGCACtcaccaaaaaacacaaaaagaagaggaggagaggacctCGGAGGCCACAGAAACCCATCCCTCCAGCGCTGCCGCAGGGGAACCTGGGAATGCCTTCTACAAGCCTCGCCATGCCATCACAAGCCAGCATCAG gAGCCCTTCAACTCCAGACCTGAGCACAGATGAGCTACCTGACGATATCACCAATGACATGGCAGACATTCCTAATGACCTCGAGCTAAACCAGGAGGATTTCTCTGACGTTTTGCCCAGACTACCTGATGACCTGCAGGACTTTGACTTGTTTGAAG gTAAGAACGGGGATTTACTGCCCAccacagaggaggcagaggagctGGTGCGTGCTCTGCAGGCTATGGGCTCCTACCCAGACTCCCTGGTGTGCCTAACCTCCATAGGAGACCTGGCTCCCTCTGAAGGGGTGGACCACCGTGCCATGACGGTGTTCCCGGGTCCGGTCCAGCCGGGTGGGATGGGGGATCTGCTGAACAGCCGCATCCCCACAGAGAACTTCACGAGCCTTGAGCTGGAGGACAACCTACTGCAGTCCACCGGGGGTCAGTTTCCTCCCTCACTGCCATCTCAGCCTGCAAACCAGCCCCCGTCGTCGTGCTCCAACCTTACCTCATCTGCTTCTACCGTAGCCCCCTCTGCCACCTCCCTGCTCACCCAGACCTCCATAACGGAGCGAACGTTTTCCCGGACAAACGCGTCACATGGGCTGACAAAGTCGGACGCACCCACATCCTCTCCTCAAGGCAGCCACTTCAGCAGTGAACATGTGCCATCCCCATACAGTGACCACATGTCCTCTCCCCATGCCGGCTCCTTCCAGACAGaccctcctctgctgctggaaGTCCCTCTCAGTGGGGCACCAGGACCCCCGCGCTCATCATGGAACaatctccctctccccctcacCGACCCAGCGCAGTTTGGCAATCTCATAGGATCAGAAAGTCATCTCATATCCACCGCCCTGTCCACCCCCCCGGCCACCACCACACACTCTGTGACGCTGCAGCCCATGGCCGCACTCTCAGCGATGCCTCAGAGCGGCCTGACAGGCCTAACCACTCCCTCTGCTCCCTCGTCACATGATCTCCTGACCTCCACACAGCCCAAGCAGCAGCTCCCTCAGTTCAGCGCGGCCTTCGGCCATCAATTGGCCTCCCACAGTGGCATCCCGAAAGACGTGCAGCCTAGCCACAGCTCTACAGCGCCCCCGGCTGGCTTTTCAATAGTTAGTGCCACTGCTGCAAGTGCCAAAAGCGCCACACCCCCTTTTAAACAAAGTCAATGA